In the genome of Candidatus Nanopelagicales bacterium, one region contains:
- a CDS encoding ECF transporter S component yields MRLGPRTLVAVALASTVGLAAFFWPFVADPGSAAVSHATDAPWLFAALLPLVLGVVLASLSDGGMDAKAVALLGVLSAVITALRPLGAGVAGLEPMWAVLVLAGRAVGPGFGFALGSVSMFASALLTGGVGPWLPFQMLGAAWVGLGAGLLPRATGRRELWLCAGYGGAAALAYGLLLNLWFWPFTAGLASQVAFVPGAAVTENLGHWLLFSLTTSLGYDLPRALLTAVLVLVAGRPVLAALRRAVRRAAFDAAVRFDPAGRA; encoded by the coding sequence GTGCGGCTGGGGCCGCGCACCCTGGTCGCCGTCGCGCTGGCGTCGACGGTGGGCCTGGCGGCCTTCTTCTGGCCGTTCGTGGCCGACCCGGGTTCGGCCGCGGTGTCGCACGCCACCGACGCACCCTGGCTGTTCGCGGCGCTGCTCCCGCTGGTCCTTGGGGTCGTCCTCGCGTCGCTGTCCGACGGGGGCATGGACGCCAAGGCGGTCGCACTGCTGGGGGTGCTGTCGGCGGTCATCACCGCGCTGCGGCCGCTGGGAGCCGGGGTCGCCGGGCTGGAGCCGATGTGGGCCGTGCTGGTGCTGGCCGGCCGAGCGGTCGGGCCCGGGTTCGGGTTCGCGCTCGGCTCGGTGTCGATGTTCGCCTCCGCACTCCTCACCGGCGGAGTCGGACCGTGGCTGCCGTTCCAGATGCTCGGCGCCGCCTGGGTCGGGCTCGGCGCCGGGCTGCTGCCGCGCGCCACCGGCCGGCGCGAGCTGTGGCTGTGCGCGGGCTACGGGGGCGCCGCCGCGCTGGCGTACGGCCTGCTGCTCAACCTGTGGTTCTGGCCGTTCACCGCTGGACTGGCCAGCCAGGTCGCCTTCGTCCCCGGCGCGGCGGTCACCGAGAACCTGGGCCACTGGCTGCTGTTCTCCCTGACGACCTCGCTGGGCTACGACCTCCCCCGCGCGCTGCTCACGGCGGTGCTCGTCCTGGTCGCCGGCCGGCCGGTGCTCGCCGCGCTGCGGCGCGCGGTCCGGCGGGCAGCGTTCGACGCCGCGGTCCGGTTCGACCCGGCGGGACGGGCCTGA
- a CDS encoding ATP-binding cassette domain-containing protein, giving the protein MITFDRVSITYPDASAPVLRDVDLHVPEGELVLVVGRTGSGKSTLLGAVNGLVPHFTGGTLTGRVTVGGRDTATHPPRELADLVGVVPQDPMSAFVTDVVEDELAYGMESLGVAPAVMRRRVEETLDLLGLADLRDRPLLSLSGGQRQRVAIGAVLTSHPRVLVLDEPTSALDPGAAEEVLAALQRLVHDLGMTVLLAEHRLERVVQYADRVVVVPGGGAPLVVGDPEAVMRDAPVAPPVVQLGRLLGWTPLPLSVRDARRAAGDLRAALADAVAPAAADPDPGSVPGEAPAAGPVAATDRLVVRYGDLVALREASLDVRAGEVVAVMGRNGAGKSTLLSALVGLRRPSSGRVSVGGREPASLSGPELVRSVGLVPQDPTDLLYADRVAEECRAADRDAGVPTGTTRALLALLAPEVDDDQHPRDLSEGQRLALALSVVLAGEPPLLLLDEPTRGLDYSAKSRLVDALRALATRGHAVVLATHDVELVAEVATRVVVLAEGEVVADGATAEVVVSSPMFAPQVAKVLAPEPWLTVSAVADALAGTR; this is encoded by the coding sequence GTGATCACCTTCGACCGCGTGTCGATCACGTACCCGGACGCGTCCGCGCCGGTCCTGCGCGACGTCGACCTGCACGTGCCCGAGGGCGAGCTGGTGCTGGTCGTGGGCCGCACGGGCAGCGGCAAGTCCACCCTCCTCGGCGCCGTGAACGGCCTGGTCCCCCACTTCACCGGCGGCACGCTGACCGGCCGGGTCACGGTCGGCGGTCGGGACACCGCCACCCACCCGCCCCGCGAGCTGGCCGACCTCGTGGGCGTCGTGCCCCAGGACCCGATGAGCGCGTTCGTCACCGACGTCGTGGAGGACGAGCTCGCGTACGGCATGGAGAGCCTCGGCGTCGCGCCCGCGGTCATGCGCCGCCGGGTGGAGGAGACGCTGGACCTGCTCGGCCTGGCCGACCTGCGCGACCGCCCGCTGCTGTCGCTGTCCGGCGGCCAGCGGCAGCGGGTCGCGATCGGTGCGGTGCTCACCAGCCACCCGCGGGTGCTCGTCCTGGACGAGCCGACCAGCGCGCTGGACCCCGGTGCGGCCGAGGAGGTGCTGGCAGCGCTGCAGCGGCTGGTGCACGACCTCGGGATGACGGTCCTGCTGGCCGAGCACCGGCTCGAGCGAGTGGTGCAGTACGCCGACCGCGTCGTCGTCGTGCCGGGCGGGGGCGCGCCGCTGGTCGTCGGCGACCCCGAGGCGGTCATGCGGGATGCGCCGGTGGCGCCGCCGGTCGTGCAGCTCGGCCGGCTGCTCGGCTGGACGCCGCTGCCGCTGTCGGTACGCGACGCCCGCCGGGCCGCGGGCGACCTGCGAGCCGCGCTGGCCGACGCGGTCGCCCCGGCGGCGGCCGACCCCGATCCGGGCAGCGTCCCCGGCGAGGCGCCCGCAGCCGGACCGGTCGCGGCCACCGACCGGCTCGTGGTCCGGTACGGCGACCTGGTGGCCCTGCGGGAGGCGTCGCTGGACGTGCGCGCCGGGGAGGTCGTGGCGGTCATGGGCCGCAACGGCGCGGGCAAGTCGACCCTGCTCTCGGCCCTCGTGGGGCTGCGCCGGCCCTCCTCCGGGCGGGTGAGCGTCGGCGGCCGCGAGCCGGCCTCGCTGTCCGGTCCGGAGCTGGTGCGCAGCGTCGGCCTGGTCCCGCAGGACCCGACGGACCTGCTCTACGCGGACCGCGTCGCCGAGGAGTGCCGCGCCGCCGACCGGGACGCGGGCGTGCCGACCGGCACCACCCGGGCGCTGCTGGCCCTGCTGGCGCCGGAGGTCGACGACGACCAGCACCCGCGGGACCTGTCCGAGGGCCAGCGGCTCGCGCTCGCGCTGTCCGTGGTGCTCGCCGGCGAGCCGCCCCTGCTGCTGCTCGACGAGCCCACCCGGGGCCTGGACTACAGCGCCAAGTCCCGGCTGGTGGACGCGCTGCGGGCCCTCGCGACCCGCGGGCACGCGGTCGTGCTCGCGACCCACGACGTGGAGCTCGTGGCCGAGGTCGCGACGCGGGTGGTCGTGCTCGCGGAGGGCGAGGTGGTCGCCGACGGCGCCACCGCCGAGGTCGTGGTGTCCTCGCCCATGTTCGCCCCCCAGGTGGCCAAGGTGCTGGCGCCCGAGCCCTGGCTGACGGTCTCCGCCGTCGCCGACGCGCTGGCGGGCACCCGGTGA
- a CDS encoding energy-coupling factor transporter transmembrane component T translates to MTARPAALPRTGTAHRLPRWLHAGAWWLWALGLATAASRTTNPLLLALIVAVAGVVVAARRPDAPWSRSFALFLRLGLVVIAIRVLFQVLLGAPSGDTVLLSLPSVSLPDWAAGVRLGGDVTLESLLFALYDGMRLATLLACVGAANSLASPSRLLKSLPAALYEVGVAVVVAMTFAPQLVADVGRVRTARRLRGRPTSGVRGIAGAAVPVFEGALERSVTLAAAMDSRGYGRTAAVPRRTRRVTQALVLGGLLGVCLGVYGLLDAGSPGVLGLPALLVGLTAAVVGVGLSGRRSVRTRYRPDPWRLPEWLVSASGVVPAAVLVAAAVAAVPGLVGPVDPPAWPTLPAVPTLAVLVALLPALVAPPVPRPLARAGAARPDRSTPLEEVAA, encoded by the coding sequence GTGACCGCGCGACCCGCGGCTCTCCCCCGCACCGGGACCGCGCACCGCCTCCCCCGCTGGCTGCACGCCGGCGCCTGGTGGCTGTGGGCGCTGGGGCTGGCCACCGCCGCCAGCCGCACCACCAACCCGCTGCTGCTCGCGCTGATCGTCGCGGTCGCGGGAGTCGTCGTGGCCGCGCGTCGGCCGGATGCCCCGTGGTCGCGCTCGTTCGCGCTGTTCCTGCGCCTGGGCCTGGTGGTCATTGCGATCCGGGTGCTGTTCCAGGTCCTGCTGGGAGCCCCGAGCGGCGACACCGTGCTGCTCAGCCTGCCGTCGGTGTCGCTGCCCGACTGGGCCGCGGGGGTGCGGCTCGGCGGGGACGTGACGCTGGAGTCGCTGCTGTTCGCGCTGTACGACGGCATGCGGCTGGCCACCCTGCTGGCCTGCGTCGGCGCGGCGAACTCGCTGGCCTCGCCGAGCCGGCTGCTCAAGTCCCTGCCCGCCGCGCTGTACGAGGTCGGCGTGGCGGTCGTGGTGGCGATGACGTTCGCCCCGCAGCTGGTCGCCGACGTCGGACGGGTGCGCACCGCGCGGCGGCTGCGCGGGAGGCCCACCTCCGGCGTGCGCGGCATCGCCGGCGCCGCGGTCCCGGTGTTCGAGGGGGCGCTGGAGCGGTCGGTGACCTTGGCCGCGGCGATGGACTCCCGCGGCTACGGCCGGACGGCCGCGGTGCCGCGGCGCACCCGCCGGGTGACGCAGGCCCTGGTGCTCGGCGGCCTGCTCGGGGTGTGCCTGGGGGTCTACGGGCTGCTCGACGCCGGGTCGCCCGGCGTGCTCGGACTGCCGGCGCTGCTGGTCGGGCTGACCGCCGCGGTCGTCGGGGTCGGGCTGTCCGGCCGGCGATCGGTCCGCACCCGCTACCGCCCCGACCCGTGGCGGCTGCCGGAGTGGCTGGTGTCCGCGTCCGGTGTCGTGCCGGCCGCGGTGCTGGTCGCGGCCGCGGTGGCCGCCGTCCCCGGGCTGGTCGGCCCGGTCGACCCCCCGGCGTGGCCGACGCTGCCGGCCGTCCCCACACTGGCCGTGCTCGTGGCCCTGCTACCCGCCCTGGTCGCTCCCCCGGTCCCCCGCCCGCTGGCACGTGCCGGTGCTGCGCGGCCGGACCGGTCCACCCCGCTCGAGGAGGTCGCCGCGTGA
- a CDS encoding SCO2322 family protein → MTIPRAALPALAGLVCAVLVGAVMAAPAAEAAAYRYWTYWTVADGEWVFASSGPAFRTPPDGSVEGWRFAVTTEAGSVTDAPRQDPADAFEAACAGSPAEAGRKRVAMVLDPGVPEAAPPGQAPGPARTVCVVAEPDADGGELLRAVADVRIENGLVCGIDGYPAGECAVLVEDAPAAAGTTGAAAPASSSTADAAAPTSAGDSGSPLPLVLGVAAVAALAAVAVGLTRARRST, encoded by the coding sequence ATGACCATCCCGCGTGCCGCGCTCCCCGCGCTGGCGGGACTGGTCTGCGCCGTGCTGGTCGGCGCGGTCATGGCCGCGCCGGCCGCCGAGGCGGCCGCGTACCGCTACTGGACCTACTGGACGGTGGCGGACGGGGAGTGGGTGTTCGCGTCCAGCGGTCCGGCGTTCCGCACCCCGCCGGACGGGTCGGTGGAGGGCTGGCGCTTCGCGGTCACCACCGAGGCCGGTTCGGTGACCGACGCCCCGCGGCAGGACCCGGCCGACGCGTTCGAGGCGGCCTGCGCGGGATCGCCGGCGGAGGCGGGCCGCAAGCGCGTCGCCATGGTGCTGGACCCCGGCGTCCCGGAGGCCGCACCGCCGGGCCAGGCGCCCGGACCAGCGCGGACGGTCTGCGTCGTCGCCGAGCCGGACGCCGACGGCGGGGAGTTGCTGCGCGCCGTCGCCGACGTACGGATCGAGAACGGCCTGGTGTGCGGCATCGACGGTTACCCGGCCGGCGAGTGCGCGGTCCTGGTCGAGGACGCGCCCGCCGCAGCGGGTACGACCGGTGCGGCCGCACCGGCGTCGTCCAGCACGGCGGACGCGGCGGCGCCGACGAGCGCGGGCGACTCGGGCTCACCGCTGCCGCTCGTCCTCGGCGTCGCCGCCGTCGCCGCGCTGGCGGCGGTCGCGGTGGGCCTGACCCGGGCCCGGCGGTCGACGTGA
- a CDS encoding prenyltransferase/squalene oxidase repeat-containing protein: MITSRTTSSRSAGRRRALTALAAAVTAATTLAAGLPAASATPASPTTVPAMAPTVRPAATASSGLYGVQDPTYDGVYRQATAILGLRAVGSRVPASAVSWLLGQQCPDGGFQAYRAGGGAFCSPTDVSAFTGEDTNSTATAAMALHRVGRRAEAARAIGWLRRAQNTDGGWGYVTGAPSDANSTGLVMAALRTVGINPRTVRSAQRRTGVTLVSSLQLRCPAKTADRGALSYQKPLQANGFATTQGLLGSVTGLPVARRTPSATSPTMRCSNGRQTRPLTMTAAASGFLARALGRDGRLPNAFGPGDDWNATATAVLALVGAGWGRSAVRTATTALQRNVNAYVVDDSGRDRPAALGTLLLVARATGVNPRRFGGTDLVARLRATERP; the protein is encoded by the coding sequence ATGATCACCTCGAGGACCACCTCGAGCCGGAGCGCGGGGCGTCGTCGCGCGCTCACCGCCCTCGCCGCCGCGGTCACCGCGGCCACCACCCTCGCCGCCGGGCTCCCGGCCGCCTCCGCCACGCCCGCCTCCCCCACCACCGTGCCCGCCATGGCCCCGACGGTCCGGCCGGCCGCCACCGCCAGCTCAGGCCTGTACGGGGTCCAGGACCCCACCTACGACGGGGTCTACCGGCAGGCGACCGCGATCCTCGGCCTGCGGGCCGTCGGCAGCCGGGTCCCGGCGTCGGCGGTCTCCTGGCTGCTGGGCCAGCAGTGCCCGGACGGCGGGTTCCAGGCGTACCGCGCAGGTGGCGGGGCGTTCTGCTCCCCCACGGACGTCAGCGCGTTCACCGGCGAGGACACGAACTCGACCGCGACCGCGGCGATGGCACTGCACCGGGTCGGCCGGCGGGCGGAGGCCGCGCGGGCGATCGGCTGGCTGCGTCGCGCCCAGAACACCGACGGCGGTTGGGGCTACGTCACCGGCGCACCCTCCGACGCGAACTCCACGGGCCTGGTGATGGCCGCGCTGCGCACGGTCGGCATCAACCCGCGGACCGTGCGCAGCGCGCAGCGGCGCACGGGCGTCACCCTGGTGTCGTCGCTGCAGCTGCGCTGCCCCGCGAAGACCGCGGACCGCGGGGCGCTGTCGTACCAGAAGCCGTTGCAGGCCAACGGGTTTGCCACCACGCAGGGCCTGCTGGGCTCGGTGACGGGGCTCCCGGTGGCCCGCCGCACCCCGTCGGCGACCAGCCCGACGATGCGCTGCTCGAACGGGCGGCAGACGCGTCCCCTGACGATGACGGCCGCGGCGTCCGGCTTCCTGGCCCGCGCCCTGGGTCGGGACGGGCGGCTGCCGAACGCGTTCGGGCCCGGCGACGACTGGAACGCCACCGCCACCGCGGTGCTGGCCCTGGTGGGCGCCGGGTGGGGCCGCTCGGCGGTGCGGACCGCGACGACGGCCCTGCAGCGCAACGTGAACGCGTACGTCGTGGACGACTCCGGGCGGGACCGGCCGGCGGCGCTCGGCACCCTGCTGCTGGTGGCCCGGGCCACGGGGGTGAACCCGCGGCGCTTCGGCGGCACCGACCTGGTCGCGCGGCTGCGCGCCACCGAGCGGCCCTAG
- a CDS encoding aldo/keto reductase family protein: MEHRALGRSGLKISEIAYGNWITHASQVAEDAARACVHAALDGGITTFDTADVYAGTQAEEVLGRALRGQRREGLEIFTKVYWPVGPGRNDRGLSRKHIIEGCHGSLRRLGVDYVDLYQAHRFDYETPLEETMRAFDDLVRQGKVLYVGVSEWTAEQIRAAVDIADSMGFDRLVSNQPQYSMLWRVIEAEVVPTSEELGVGQIVWSPIAQGVLTGKYRPGQPHPEGSRASGGEGANFIQGWLRDEVLERVELLRPIAADLDLTMSQLAVAWVLQNPNVSAAIIGASRPEQVTENVRAAGVSLPPEALAAIDEALDPVVERDPAKTVSPPQRP, encoded by the coding sequence ATGGAGCACCGCGCCCTCGGCCGCAGCGGCCTGAAGATCAGCGAGATCGCGTACGGCAACTGGATCACGCACGCCAGCCAGGTGGCGGAGGACGCCGCCCGGGCGTGCGTCCATGCCGCGCTCGACGGCGGCATCACCACCTTCGACACCGCGGACGTGTACGCCGGCACGCAGGCCGAGGAAGTGCTCGGCCGGGCGCTGCGCGGGCAGCGGCGCGAGGGCCTGGAGATCTTCACGAAGGTGTACTGGCCGGTCGGCCCGGGCCGCAACGACCGGGGCCTGTCCCGCAAGCACATCATCGAGGGCTGCCACGGCTCGCTGCGCCGGCTGGGCGTCGACTACGTCGACCTGTACCAGGCGCACCGGTTCGACTACGAGACGCCGCTCGAAGAGACGATGCGGGCCTTCGACGACCTGGTCCGGCAGGGCAAGGTGCTCTACGTCGGCGTCTCCGAGTGGACCGCCGAGCAGATCCGGGCCGCGGTCGACATCGCCGACTCGATGGGGTTCGACCGGCTGGTGTCCAACCAGCCGCAGTACTCGATGCTGTGGCGGGTGATCGAGGCCGAGGTGGTCCCCACCAGCGAGGAGCTCGGCGTCGGCCAGATCGTGTGGTCCCCGATCGCCCAGGGGGTGCTCACCGGCAAGTACCGGCCCGGGCAGCCGCACCCGGAGGGCTCGCGCGCCTCGGGCGGTGAGGGCGCCAACTTCATCCAGGGCTGGCTGCGCGACGAGGTGCTGGAGCGCGTGGAACTGCTGCGGCCGATCGCGGCGGACCTGGACCTGACCATGTCCCAGCTGGCGGTGGCCTGGGTGCTGCAGAACCCCAACGTCTCCGCGGCGATCATCGGGGCGTCCCGGCCGGAGCAGGTCACCGAGAACGTCCGGGCCGCCGGGGTCAGCCTGCCGCCGGAGGCGCTGGCGGCGATCGATGAGGCGCTGGACCCGGTGGTGGAGCGCGACCCGGCGAAGACCGTCTCGCCCCCACAGCGGCCGTAG
- a CDS encoding DUF3043 domain-containing protein yields MVFRRSSSDDAAAKAGAAATPGADEAPDPKATKGRPTPSRRDAEAARKQSLKIPSDPKAARKAARERDRQARAEQRAGLLAGDERSLPPRDQGPVRAFVRDFIDSRRTLAEYFVFIALGVLLLGFVQNPQLQVAVSLTWFAMTALIILDTVYLMWRLQRALKQQWPDKADRKGTTFYAVLRCLQIRRLRLPPPKVKAGGKPVAPKKPRR; encoded by the coding sequence ATGGTGTTCCGACGTTCCTCCTCCGATGACGCTGCCGCGAAGGCCGGCGCCGCCGCCACGCCCGGCGCCGACGAGGCCCCCGACCCGAAGGCGACCAAGGGGCGGCCGACGCCGTCCCGGCGCGACGCCGAGGCCGCCCGCAAGCAGTCGCTGAAGATCCCGTCCGACCCCAAGGCCGCCCGCAAGGCGGCCCGGGAGCGGGACCGCCAGGCGCGCGCCGAGCAGCGCGCGGGGCTGCTGGCCGGCGACGAGCGCTCGCTGCCCCCGCGGGACCAGGGCCCGGTCCGGGCCTTCGTCCGCGACTTCATCGACAGCAGGCGCACGCTGGCCGAGTACTTCGTCTTCATCGCCCTCGGCGTGCTCCTGCTCGGGTTCGTGCAGAACCCGCAGCTGCAGGTGGCCGTGTCGCTGACCTGGTTCGCGATGACCGCGCTGATCATCCTCGACACCGTCTACCTGATGTGGCGGCTGCAGCGGGCCCTCAAGCAGCAGTGGCCGGACAAGGCCGACCGCAAGGGCACCACGTTCTACGCGGTGCTGCGCTGCCTGCAGATCCGCCGCCTGCGGCTCCCCCCGCCGAAGGTCAAGGCCGGCGGCAAGCCGGTCGCCCCCAAGAAGCCGCGGCGCTGA
- a CDS encoding PspA/IM30 family protein: MGLWQRFTMIFKAKANKALDKAEDPRETLDYSYEKQLELLQKVRRGVADVATSRKRLELQMQGLQQQSDKLEGQARAALAGGREDLAREALTRRSGLQQQIGDLQVQFAQLQDQEEKLTQASQRLQAKVEAFRTKKETIKATYSAAEAQTKINEAFSGISEEMGDVGLAIQRAEDKTAQMQARAGAIDELLASGALDDQSGLTKDNLTLELERMASSTDVDSQLAALKAEVTGAPAAPAIESTPAPAAPAESATTTEQQPNA; encoded by the coding sequence ATGGGTCTCTGGCAGCGCTTCACCATGATCTTCAAGGCGAAGGCCAACAAGGCCCTCGACAAGGCGGAGGACCCGCGCGAGACGCTGGACTACTCGTACGAGAAGCAGCTGGAGCTGCTGCAGAAGGTCCGGCGCGGTGTGGCCGACGTGGCCACCAGCCGCAAGCGGCTGGAGCTGCAGATGCAGGGCCTGCAGCAGCAGTCCGACAAGCTCGAGGGGCAGGCGCGCGCCGCGCTGGCCGGCGGCCGCGAGGACCTGGCCCGCGAGGCCCTGACCCGCCGCAGCGGCCTGCAGCAGCAGATCGGCGACCTGCAGGTGCAGTTCGCCCAGCTGCAGGACCAGGAGGAGAAGCTCACCCAGGCCTCCCAGCGGCTGCAGGCCAAGGTCGAGGCGTTCCGGACGAAGAAGGAGACCATCAAGGCCACCTACTCCGCGGCCGAGGCGCAGACCAAGATCAACGAGGCCTTCTCGGGGATCTCCGAGGAGATGGGCGACGTCGGGCTGGCGATCCAGCGGGCCGAGGACAAGACCGCGCAGATGCAGGCACGCGCCGGCGCCATCGACGAGCTTCTCGCATCCGGCGCGCTGGACGACCAGAGCGGGCTCACCAAGGACAACCTGACGCTGGAGCTGGAGCGGATGGCCAGCTCCACCGACGTCGACTCCCAGCTGGCGGCACTCAAGGCCGAGGTCACCGGGGCCCCCGCGGCGCCCGCGATCGAGTCCACTCCCGCGCCGGCCGCGCCGGCCGAGTCCGCCACCACCACCGAGCAGCAGCCGAACGCCTGA